In the Mytilus trossulus isolate FHL-02 chromosome 1, PNRI_Mtr1.1.1.hap1, whole genome shotgun sequence genome, one interval contains:
- the LOC134692054 gene encoding cholinesterase 1-like has product MLAFCIPLMLISSCTPMNLPIRNTVYGKVSGKISVRVPNVEVEEYLGVPYASPPIGHLRFKRPQEPKPWKPNILETSELSPACPQYSMKYIQFHKPEFVRTDEDCLYMNIYVPKVDTELLPVLLFIHGGSNVVGMGAMLDGDILAAHEEIIVITFNYRLDVLGFYAAPENGIKGNNGLMDQMLAMQWVQRNIRFFNGDPSKVTIYGHSAGAGDAGLHMLSDLTKGLFRNAIIHSGSPFAHSMLSKCIKSIRTSVIPTNCQPGTSLITDEHQEEDILDLLNGTSIDKYLQKWGRQAAVVIDTEFITESPEQMFTCGQFHACSVLLIMARDESFPLDMSSYNGINDRNAIKYFIEHVAPDLFPDRPGFQDSLKQELEKWKHLNISSYPQFLQILGDIDMFAPMTKLADMISKWMNEVYTLSFEYVSQNVTGPDWIGVQHGWDLFYVFGIPTVGHPKFSYTPRDAKVSEKTMNIIGEYVKRGHWKSGSMELDIYNPDSKSYNKLDYINGQTVVTQEVNYKEPRTEFWYKYLFPFNFTC; this is encoded by the exons ATGTTAGCATTTTGTATCCCCTTGATGTTAATCAGCTCCTGTACACCTATGAATTTACCAATAAGAAACACAGTATATGGTAAAGTTAGCGGGAAAATATCCGTACGTGTTCCGAATGTAGAAGTGGAGGAGTATCTTGGTGTTCCTTATGCGTCTCCTCCTATAGGTCATTTACGTTTCAAG AGACCACAGGAGCCTAAACCCTGGAAGCCTAACATTTTAGAGACCAGTGAATTATCACCAGCATGTCCACAGTAttcaatgaaatatatacaGTTCCATAAACCAGAGTTTGTTAGAACTGACGAAGACTGTCTATATATGAATATCTATGTGCCAAAA GTCGATACCGAGTTACTGCCAgtacttttatttattcatgGAGGATCCAACGTAGTAGGTATGGGCGCCATGCTGGATGGCGATATATTAGCAGCACATGAGGAAATAATTGTCATAACTTTTAACTACAGACTTGACGTTCTtg GATTTTATGCTGCCCCTGAAAATGGAATAAAAGGCAACAACGGTCTAATGGACCAAATGCTGGCTATGCAATGGGTTCAAAGAAACATTAGATTTTTCAATGGTGACCCGTCAAAAGTTACAATATATGGACACAGTGCTGGAGCTGGGGATGCAGGTCTTCACATGTTATCCGATTTAACGAAag GTTTATTCAGAAATGCAATCATTCACAGTGGTTCACCTTTCGCGCACTCAATGTTATCTAAATGTATAAAATCCATTAGAACGTCAGTTATCCCAACCAATTGTCAACCTGGTACCAGTCTTATAACTGACGAACATCAAGAAGAGGATATTTTAGATCTTTTAAACGGGACATCTATAGACAAATACCTACAAAAATGGGGCAGACAG gCTGCTGTTGTTATTGATACAGAATTTATCACAGAAAGTCCAGAACAAATGTTTACCTGTGGACAGTTTCACGCTTGTTCAGTGTTGCTTATAATGGCACGAGACGAAAGCTTTCCTTTAGATATGTCAA GCTATAATGGAATAAATGACCGGAATGCCATAAAGTATTTTATCGAACATGTTGCACCAGATTTATTTCCGGACAGACCGGGATTTCAAG atagcCTTAAACAAGAACTGGAGAAGTGGAAGCATCTGAATATTTCCAGTTACCCTCAA TTTTTACAAATATTGGGAGATATCGATATGTTTGCGCCAATGACCAAGCTTGCAGATATGATTTCCAAATGGATGAATGAAGTTTATACATTGAGTTTTGAATATGTTTCACAGAATGTAACTGGACCTGACTGGATCG GAGTCCAGCACGGATGggatttgttttatgtttttggaaTTCCAACAGTTGGACATCCAAAGTTTTCCTATACACCACGTGATGCCAAAGTTTCTGAAAAGACCATGAACATTATTGGTGAATACGTTAAAAGAGG acactGGAAATCGGGTAGTATGGAGTTAGACATTTACAATCCTGACTCGAAATCGTACAATAAACTGGATTATATCAATGGTCAAACAGTTGTTACGCAAGAAGTCAATTATAAAGAACCAAGAACAGAGTTTtggtacaaatatttatttccgtTCAACTTTACATGTTAA